The Reinekea forsetii genome contains the following window.
TGGGTCGTTTTTTTTTATCTAAAGTAAAAGGCCGGACCCAGGGCGCGTTAGACGCAACGTCCAGGCCGCTTCGATGCATGTGATGGACCGTCTTCGCCACACAGCTTTTGCTCTAAGCATCGAAGTGTTTATGCACCACCGCAGGTCGCACAAACCATAATAAAACTACAACCCTCAGCCAGCAGACTAGACAGGACAGACTATGACAATTACTAAAACTCTCGGTGAGTTTATTATTGAAAAGCAGGCTGAATACCCGGACGCCACGGGCGAGCTATCCGCCATATTCGCAGCGCTGCGCCTTGCTGCTAAGATTGTACATCGTGAAATTAATAAGGCTGGGCTGGCGAATTTCAGCGGTTCCGCCGGAAGCGAAAACATCCAGGGTGAGACTCAACAAAAGCTCGATGTCTACGCCAACGACCGCTTCAAGGCAGCCCTGTCGGCGCGCGGCGTGGTCTGTGGCCTTGCCTCAGAAGAAGACGATGAGTATGTGCGTTTTGATGACAGCCTTAATCAGCAGAGCAAATATGTGGTGTTGATCGACCCAGTTGATGGATCGTCCAATATCGATGTTAACGTCTCGGTCGGGACTATATTTTCTGTCTACCGCCGAGTGTCCGAGATCGGCACCCCAGTTGAAAGCGAAGATTTCTTGCAACCCGGAATTGCCCAGGCCGCTGCTGGCTACGTGATCTATGGTTCCTCGACTATGCTGGTGTTCAGCACCGGGAACGGTGTACATGGCTTTACCTATGACTCAAGCTTGGGTATCTTTTGCCTTTCTCATCCCAACATGACCTTTCCCGACCACGGCCAGATCTATTCGGTCAATGAGGGCAATTACGTTCATTTCCATGACGGTGTTAAACAATACATTAAGTACTGCCAAGTCGAAGACAAAAAGACCGACAGGCCTTATAGCAGCCGATATATAGGCTCATTGGTATCAGATTTTCACCGTAATTTGATAATGGGTGGAATTTTCCTCTATCCAGCCTCGTCTCTGCACCCACTGGGCAAGCTGCGTTTGCTGTATGAGTGTAATCCGATGGCCTTCTTAGCGGAGCAGGCGGGCGGTGTGGCCATTTCCGGCCCAGACGCTCGCGTGCTGGACATCAACCCGACTGAACTCCACCAACGGGTACCGTTTTTCGTGGGCTCAAAACATATGGTAAAAAAATTAGAGCGTTTTTTACGAGAGTTTTCCTGACTGGTACCTTAGTTGAATCGACAGGCAAGGCGCGCTGCTCCATACTGCTCTTTTTGAGGTGGATCTGCCGTGCGTCATTCTGTTCTTTTAGCCGCCCTCTTAGGGGCTACTTCTAGTCTATTTTGGGCGGGCAATGCCATTGTCGGCAAGGTGGTGGTTGCCACGCTGCCGGCCTTTACCCTGTCTCAGTTCCGCTGGGCCTTAGCCTTCGTCCTCTTGGCGCCCTTCGGTCTGCCTCGAATTTACCGGCAATGGCATTGGTATCGTCAACATTTGCCGCGCTTAAGTCTGCTCGCATTACTCAGTGTCGGTTTCTATAACACCTTGCAATATTGGGCATTGGAATACACCGAGCCAGTAAAGGTCGGTGCCATGTTGGCTCTAATGCCACTGTCTATTGCGGTGGTGTCGGGTTTTCTGGGCGGCCGAAAGTTGAGCGGGCTGGAGTGGCTGACCTCTATCGTTGCGGTGTTCGGTGCCGTGGTAGTGGTCAGCAATGGCCAGTGGTCGGTGTTTTTCAGTCAGCAACGCGGTTGGCTCGGCGAACTATTGATGGTCTGTGCGGTGAGCAGCTGGGCATTTTATTCGGTGCTGTTAAAGCGCTTGCCCCACGCTGGGATTGAGCCTATCGGGCTGCTGACCTTTTTTGTCGGTGTCGGTTGCGTGTTGATCCTGCCCTTTTGGCTCTATGATGTACGCCACGAGGCGATCTTTGTGCCGCCACCGGAACTGTGGTGGTCGATAGCTTTTGTCGCAATCTTTCCATCGATTCTGTCTTTTATGTGCTGGAATAAGGCGGTCAGCCTGGCCGACCCGACTATCGCCGGATTAATGGTGACGACGGCACCGTTATTCAACGCGATGTTGTCCATGGCCTTTCTTAACGCGCACATTTCCTTGACCCAGTGGAGTGGTATCGCGATTGTGATTGTCGGTGTAGCCTCAACCCTGCTGCTGTCGCGCCGGCAAACCGTGGTGCCAGTCCCGGCCCCGGTTTAGGCGCGCTTGAAGCGCTCGAGCAGTTCCTCGATCGGTTTGGGTTTGAAAAAGTAATAGCCCTGCAATTCCTCACAATCCAGTGCCGACAGAAAGACTACCTGTTCGGCACTCTCTACGCCCTCGGCGACGACTCGTAAGCCCAAGGTATGGCCCATCTTCAAAATAGCCCGCACCAGCTCATCGGATTTGATCGAGGTACCAATCGCTCGAATAAAGGTGATATCGACCTTGAGTACATTGAGCGGCAACGATTGCAATATGCCTAAGTTGGAATAGCCGGTACCGAAGTCGTCCAGGGCAAACTTGAAACCCATGTTGCTCAGAGCCCGCATATTGTCCATCATCGCCTCGGATTCACTGCTGATTGAGTATTCGGTAATCTCCAACTCGAACTGACTGGCGCGCACCCCATATTGGCCGAGCAAGCCGGTTATCGTCGCCACCAGATGCAGATCTTCGAGCTGTTTCGGCGATAGGTTGATAGAAATGCTGAGGTTGTCGGGCAATTGATGCTGACTGTGCGCCATCATGGCAAAAACCTCTTCCAAGACCCAATAACCTATATCGGAAATCAGGGCGGTCTGTTCGGCGATCGGTATAAACTCACCTGGCGACACAATACCCATAACCGGATCCTGCCAGCGCAATAGTGCCTCCATGCTGTGCACATGACTGGGGTGGCCGCCCGATACCCTTGGTTGGTAGACAAGGCGGAAATAGTTGTTACGGATCGCGGCGGGTAAGGTAGACAGGATTTGTTGGCGCCGTTCGTTCTCTTTGGTCAGCCGAGGCGAGTAATAACGGTAATTGCCTCGGGCATGGGTTTTTGCCGAACTCAGCGCCGATTCGGCCATCTGCAGCAGTTGCTCATAGTCTTGTGCATCGTCGGGATACATCGATACGCCCATGGTCAGTTGGGGGTAGACATCAGCATCCAATTGGTAAGGTTCCTTAAGGCTATGTAATAATTTCTCAACAACTATTACCGATTGTTTATTTTTGTCTATATCGACCAGGGCAATGGCAAAGGTATCGCCTGAGAGCCGGGCGACACAGTCCGATTTACGCGAACCCAGAATTAGCCGTTGGGTAATCTGGATCAGCAACTCATCGCCGGCCAACTGACCGTGTTTTTCATTGACCGCGCGAAAATCATCGACGTTGATCAACAGCAGGGCCAGATGACTGTGGCGTCGAGCGCACACGGCAAGGTTCTTCTGAGTTAATTGTTTAAAGTAGTGACGGTTGGCAACACCGGTTAACGAATCGTTCGATTCAAGCTGGGCCACCTGCTCATCGCGTTTACGCAGATTGTGGATATCCCGGACATAACCGCTAAACCGTGTGGCATCGTTTTTTGC
Protein-coding sequences here:
- the fbp gene encoding class 1 fructose-bisphosphatase, yielding MTITKTLGEFIIEKQAEYPDATGELSAIFAALRLAAKIVHREINKAGLANFSGSAGSENIQGETQQKLDVYANDRFKAALSARGVVCGLASEEDDEYVRFDDSLNQQSKYVVLIDPVDGSSNIDVNVSVGTIFSVYRRVSEIGTPVESEDFLQPGIAQAAAGYVIYGSSTMLVFSTGNGVHGFTYDSSLGIFCLSHPNMTFPDHGQIYSVNEGNYVHFHDGVKQYIKYCQVEDKKTDRPYSSRYIGSLVSDFHRNLIMGGIFLYPASSLHPLGKLRLLYECNPMAFLAEQAGGVAISGPDARVLDINPTELHQRVPFFVGSKHMVKKLERFLREFS
- a CDS encoding DMT family transporter, yielding MRHSVLLAALLGATSSLFWAGNAIVGKVVVATLPAFTLSQFRWALAFVLLAPFGLPRIYRQWHWYRQHLPRLSLLALLSVGFYNTLQYWALEYTEPVKVGAMLALMPLSIAVVSGFLGGRKLSGLEWLTSIVAVFGAVVVVSNGQWSVFFSQQRGWLGELLMVCAVSSWAFYSVLLKRLPHAGIEPIGLLTFFVGVGCVLILPFWLYDVRHEAIFVPPPELWWSIAFVAIFPSILSFMCWNKAVSLADPTIAGLMVTTAPLFNAMLSMAFLNAHISLTQWSGIAIVIVGVASTLLLSRRQTVVPVPAPV
- a CDS encoding bifunctional diguanylate cyclase/phosphodiesterase: MTRALTGLALVCLFSIPWLDSVWQEATLALLALGSCGWVFFRRNGNTALCLILMAACLVLPFVKWFEGALASKAQAAPLRALNADLDLAEKTVSQFFTNNDAILNSIAVLAAQQADIESVIYHSWLRQLLPEPRNLFLNVALSTNLVVRQVYPLNSANQAVLGVDLNAVPGQGPYYRSALMTQTSTLIGPVMLLQGFPGIIFVQPVTGPGQRLISGVLALDRLRLALEEDGAADTGLAVSVRGAGQTYSLVGGLSDTDPVPIKRVLKYDAIEINLAMSSAAMHQIAIRSNTVTRLSAFAVWLCLSFVLGWQHLNFLQREKQRKALQKNEFELMAAQRLGQMGSWWRDEGDRIQLSEPLQELLNYPTADMSVSDFLALLHPDDRAKTTSRIRAFKGADGDQLSLEHRVKIGDQFRWFEHRLAKNDATRFSGYVRDIHNLRKRDEQVAQLESNDSLTGVANRHYFKQLTQKNLAVCARRHSHLALLLINVDDFRAVNEKHGQLAGDELLIQITQRLILGSRKSDCVARLSGDTFAIALVDIDKNKQSVIVVEKLLHSLKEPYQLDADVYPQLTMGVSMYPDDAQDYEQLLQMAESALSSAKTHARGNYRYYSPRLTKENERRQQILSTLPAAIRNNYFRLVYQPRVSGGHPSHVHSMEALLRWQDPVMGIVSPGEFIPIAEQTALISDIGYWVLEEVFAMMAHSQHQLPDNLSISINLSPKQLEDLHLVATITGLLGQYGVRASQFELEITEYSISSESEAMMDNMRALSNMGFKFALDDFGTGYSNLGILQSLPLNVLKVDITFIRAIGTSIKSDELVRAILKMGHTLGLRVVAEGVESAEQVVFLSALDCEELQGYYFFKPKPIEELLERFKRA